The following are encoded in a window of Paenibacillus polymyxa genomic DNA:
- the sufD gene encoding Fe-S cluster assembly protein SufD: MTTQTILPVDSEQLRVLSERNGEPSWLAEDRQKALELAGKLELPVFEKTKIERWKLNDYGQHKQSEVIASVGQVPAAIADLVKEQQEGGLIIQRNSGAVYVKLSEELAAQGVIFTDLQTAVKEHADLVKAHLNTVIKAEENSLSALHAALWNGGVFAYVPKNVELNVPLQAVFLTDDATATFAPHVLLVVESHSSVTYVDNYVSADLAAPVLHNGAVEVVANAGAKVRYATVHQFGEQVTDISIRRATLGNDAAIEWIVGEMNNGNTASNTMSVLKGNGSNSDAKIIAVGSGSQKLNYTTQAQHFGKNSASQMITRAVMREEASSIINGITKIEKGATKADGQQTERVLMLSPKARGDANPILLIDEDDVTAGHAASVGQVNREQVYYLMSRGISRAEAERLIIYGFLAPVVSEIPLEGLQHQLQSLVERKLGQ; this comes from the coding sequence ATGACTACACAAACAATCCTTCCGGTAGATTCCGAGCAACTGCGTGTTCTGTCCGAACGTAACGGCGAACCATCTTGGCTGGCCGAAGACAGACAAAAAGCACTTGAGCTTGCAGGCAAACTGGAGCTTCCGGTATTTGAAAAAACAAAAATCGAACGTTGGAAATTAAACGATTACGGTCAACATAAACAGAGCGAGGTCATTGCATCGGTAGGGCAGGTTCCTGCAGCCATTGCTGATCTGGTCAAAGAGCAACAGGAGGGCGGTCTGATTATTCAGCGCAACTCCGGCGCGGTATATGTGAAGCTGAGCGAGGAATTGGCGGCGCAAGGCGTCATTTTCACGGATTTACAAACAGCGGTTAAAGAGCATGCTGATTTGGTTAAAGCTCATCTGAACACAGTTATTAAGGCTGAAGAAAATTCATTGTCTGCATTGCATGCAGCACTCTGGAACGGTGGAGTATTTGCTTATGTGCCTAAAAATGTAGAGCTGAACGTTCCGCTTCAAGCTGTATTCCTGACGGACGATGCGACTGCAACATTTGCACCGCATGTGCTGCTCGTTGTTGAAAGCCACAGTTCTGTGACTTACGTAGACAACTATGTATCTGCGGATTTGGCGGCACCTGTTCTTCATAACGGTGCGGTAGAAGTTGTTGCAAATGCAGGAGCTAAAGTACGTTATGCGACAGTTCATCAGTTTGGGGAGCAAGTAACGGATATTTCGATTCGTCGTGCCACGTTGGGAAATGACGCAGCTATCGAATGGATTGTGGGCGAAATGAACAACGGTAATACAGCAAGCAATACCATGTCCGTGCTCAAAGGCAATGGCTCCAATTCGGATGCCAAGATCATTGCTGTGGGTTCCGGCTCACAAAAGCTGAACTATACGACACAAGCACAGCATTTTGGTAAAAATTCCGCCAGTCAGATGATTACGCGCGCAGTGATGCGTGAAGAAGCGTCTTCCATCATTAACGGAATTACAAAAATTGAAAAAGGTGCTACCAAAGCAGACGGTCAGCAAACAGAACGTGTTCTGATGCTCAGTCCGAAAGCGCGTGGTGACGCTAACCCGATCCTGCTGATTGATGAAGATGATGTAACGGCAGGTCACGCAGCATCGGTTGGTCAGGTAAACCGTGAACAAGTGTATTACTTGATGTCCCGCGGGATTAGCCGTGCAGAAGCTGAGCGTCTGATTATTTATGGCTTCTTGGCACCTGTCGTATCTGAAATTCCGCTCGAAGGACTTCAACATCAGCTGCAAAGCCTTGTTGAAAGGAAGTTAGGCCAATGA
- the sufU gene encoding Fe-S cluster assembly sulfur transfer protein SufU, with protein MQLDDLYRRVIMDHYKNPRNRGRFEDDAVTVDLNNPTCGDRISLQLKTKDGVVEDARFTGEGCSISMSSASMMTEAVKGKTIDQALDMASRFSSLMKGEAVEFDDYEELEALSGVNKFPARIKCATLAWNALRKGIDEDK; from the coding sequence ATGCAACTTGATGACTTGTACCGACGCGTGATTATGGATCATTATAAAAATCCGCGCAATCGCGGACGTTTTGAGGACGATGCCGTTACGGTGGATTTGAATAATCCTACGTGTGGTGACCGGATTTCTCTTCAACTCAAAACGAAAGACGGCGTGGTCGAAGATGCCCGTTTTACTGGCGAAGGCTGCTCGATTAGTATGTCCTCAGCTTCGATGATGACAGAAGCAGTCAAAGGAAAAACGATTGATCAGGCACTGGATATGGCGAGCCGCTTCTCTTCTTTAATGAAGGGAGAAGCCGTCGAATTCGATGATTATGAAGAATTGGAAGCTTTGTCAGGCGTAAATAAGTTCCCGGCCCGCATCAAATGTGCGACATTGGCTTGGAACGCGCTGCGCAAAGGGATTGATGAAGATAAATAA
- the sufB gene encoding Fe-S cluster assembly protein SufB gives MAKKAPEMEEYKYGFRDEHKSIFQTGKGLTPEIVKEISKIKDEPEWMLEFRLKALKQFEKMPMPNWGGDMDELDFNDIQYYVRPSEKQGKTWEEVPTEIKETFDKLGIPEAEQKFLAGVSAQYESEVVYHSMQKDLEDQGVIFMDTDTALREHPEILKEYFATVVPPADNKFAALNSAVWSGGSFIYVPKGVKCEVPLQAYFRINSENMGQFERTLIIADEDSFVHYVEGCTAPIYSTNSLHSAVVEIICKKNARVRYTTIQNWAPNIYNLVTKRAVAEENATMEWVDGNIGSKLTMKYPAVVLKGRGAKGMVLSIAVAGKGQHQDAGAKMIHLAPDTTSTIVSKSISKHGGKVTYRGLASFGRQAQGAKSNIKCDTLILDNQSTSDTIPYNEIMNDDITLEHEATVSKVSEDQLFYLMSRGLTEAEATQMIVMGFIEPFTKELPMEYAVEMNRLIKFEMEGSIG, from the coding sequence ATGGCCAAGAAAGCACCGGAAATGGAAGAGTATAAATACGGCTTTCGTGACGAGCACAAGTCCATTTTCCAAACAGGTAAGGGTCTCACTCCGGAAATCGTAAAGGAAATCTCCAAAATTAAGGATGAGCCAGAGTGGATGCTGGAGTTCCGTCTGAAGGCACTGAAGCAGTTTGAAAAAATGCCAATGCCAAACTGGGGCGGAGATATGGATGAACTGGATTTCAACGATATCCAGTACTATGTAAGACCTTCCGAGAAACAAGGGAAGACATGGGAAGAAGTTCCGACGGAAATTAAAGAAACCTTTGATAAACTGGGTATTCCTGAGGCGGAGCAAAAGTTTTTGGCTGGTGTATCTGCACAGTATGAATCCGAGGTTGTCTACCACAGTATGCAAAAGGATCTGGAAGATCAGGGCGTTATTTTCATGGATACCGATACGGCGTTGCGTGAGCATCCTGAGATTCTGAAAGAGTATTTTGCAACAGTTGTACCTCCTGCGGACAATAAGTTTGCAGCACTGAACAGTGCGGTATGGTCAGGCGGGAGCTTCATCTATGTACCAAAAGGTGTGAAATGTGAAGTTCCATTGCAGGCTTACTTCCGTATCAACTCGGAAAACATGGGTCAATTCGAGCGTACGCTCATTATTGCTGACGAAGACAGCTTTGTGCATTATGTAGAAGGCTGTACGGCTCCAATTTACAGCACGAACTCGCTGCATAGTGCGGTGGTCGAAATTATTTGTAAGAAGAACGCACGTGTTCGTTATACAACGATCCAGAACTGGGCACCAAACATCTATAACCTGGTAACCAAACGTGCGGTTGCGGAAGAAAATGCAACGATGGAATGGGTCGATGGTAACATCGGTTCCAAGTTAACGATGAAGTATCCAGCCGTTGTATTGAAAGGCCGTGGGGCGAAAGGGATGGTCCTGTCCATCGCTGTTGCAGGCAAAGGCCAGCATCAGGATGCAGGTGCGAAAATGATCCACTTGGCACCAGACACCACCTCCACAATTGTATCCAAGTCGATCAGTAAGCACGGCGGTAAAGTAACGTATCGCGGATTAGCTTCATTCGGTCGTCAGGCTCAAGGTGCAAAATCGAATATCAAGTGTGATACGCTGATTTTGGATAATCAATCAACTTCAGATACTATTCCTTATAATGAAATTATGAATGACGACATCACGCTTGAGCATGAAGCAACAGTTTCCAAGGTATCGGAAGATCAGCTGTTCTATCTGATGAGCCGTGGTTTGACTGAAGCAGAGGCAACGCAAATGATCGTTATGGGCTTTATTGAGCCGTTCACCAAAGAACTGCCGATGGAATATGCGGTAGAGATGAATCGTTTGATCAAGTTCGAGATGGAAGGTTCCATCGGTTAA
- a CDS encoding cysteine desulfurase yields MNTALIREQFPILHQEINGHPLVYLDNAATSQKPLAVIEAIKHYYEYDNSNVHRGVHTLGSRATDAYEGAREKVARFLNAKRSQEIIFTRGTTTALNLVASSYGRANCKEGDEIVITQMEHHSNLIPWQQVAKATGATLKYIPLQEDGSVDLADVENTITENTKIVAIAHVSNVLGVVNPVKEIAAIAHRKGAVIVVDGAQSTPHMKVDVQDIDVDFYAFSGHKMCAPTGIGALYGKKALLEDMEPIEFGGEMIDDVGLYESTWKELPWKFEGGTPIIAGAVGLGAAIDFLESIGLDAIAQHESRLSNYALKRLREVEGLTIYGPAERHVGLVTFNLDDVHPHDVATVLDSKGVAIRAGHHCCQPLMRWLKASATARASFYLYNTEEEVDALVSALIQTKEYFGDAT; encoded by the coding sequence ATGAATACTGCATTGATCCGTGAACAATTCCCGATTTTACATCAGGAGATCAACGGTCATCCGCTGGTTTATTTGGATAATGCGGCCACTTCGCAAAAACCGCTGGCGGTCATCGAAGCGATCAAGCACTACTACGAATATGATAATTCGAATGTTCACCGTGGTGTGCATACCTTGGGTAGCCGCGCAACGGATGCTTATGAAGGTGCGCGGGAGAAGGTAGCCCGCTTTCTGAATGCCAAGCGCAGTCAGGAAATTATTTTTACAAGAGGAACAACAACGGCGCTGAATCTGGTCGCTTCTTCCTACGGTAGAGCTAACTGTAAGGAGGGTGATGAAATTGTCATCACACAAATGGAGCATCACAGTAATCTGATTCCGTGGCAACAGGTAGCCAAAGCCACAGGCGCGACTTTGAAATATATTCCACTTCAAGAGGATGGTAGCGTTGATCTTGCTGATGTGGAGAATACCATTACAGAAAACACAAAAATTGTAGCGATTGCACATGTCTCCAATGTGCTTGGTGTTGTGAACCCTGTCAAAGAGATTGCAGCTATTGCGCATCGCAAAGGGGCAGTTATCGTTGTAGACGGTGCACAAAGCACACCACATATGAAAGTAGACGTGCAAGACATCGATGTTGACTTTTATGCCTTTTCGGGTCACAAAATGTGTGCTCCTACTGGGATCGGGGCACTGTACGGCAAGAAGGCGCTGCTGGAGGATATGGAGCCCATTGAGTTCGGCGGGGAAATGATCGACGATGTGGGATTGTATGAATCCACATGGAAGGAGCTGCCTTGGAAATTCGAAGGTGGAACTCCGATTATCGCCGGAGCTGTTGGCTTGGGAGCTGCCATTGATTTTCTGGAAAGCATCGGACTGGACGCCATTGCGCAGCATGAAAGCCGTCTGTCCAACTATGCCCTCAAACGTCTCCGTGAAGTGGAGGGGTTGACTATTTACGGACCTGCAGAACGTCATGTCGGGCTCGTAACCTTTAACCTGGATGATGTGCATCCGCATGATGTAGCTACTGTACTGGATAGCAAAGGGGTAGCTATACGTGCGGGGCATCATTGCTGCCAGCCGTTAATGCGCTGGCTGAAAGCCAGTGCAACTGCACGTGCTAGCTTTTATCTCTATAACACGGAAGAAGAAGTCGACGCTCTGGTCAGCGCCTTAATCCAAACAAAGGAGTATTTTGGCGATGCAACTTGA